The sequence AACGCATGAGCCAGACCCAGGTCCTTCATTCACAAAAGGAAGCGGGCACCCCTGCACCCCTCTCCGACCTCCATCCCATCGGGAAACCCGCACAGACACCAAACCATGCTCAGACCCAGTGTGTCTGCCGATGTCCCCATGTCCAGGGCCCCCGGGGGGCTGCTTGAAGAATGGACCAGAGGAGTGAGAGTGGCCCAGGGGGACAAGGGAGGTGGTGCTGGGCCATCCAGCAGGAGAGGATGGTGCCTGGACAGAGAGGTGGGGCTCCCAGGACTGGGAAGGGAGAGGAtggcccctgggagctggctggctgggaggaggggccgTTTCCTGAGATGGGGACCCCACTGCACAGGCAATGCCGGGTCCCCTGGGCTAGAGTCCCATGATGGGGGGTCCAGGCTGTCTTCCCACCGGggttcccagcccccagcagaggacctggcacatagtagctgctcagtAATGAAAGGATTAATCCAGCATCGTGTCTCCTGCAAGGGGCGGGGCTGAGGGTGGGGCGAGACAGGGAGGGTCCCGGACCCTTAGGGTGGGCCTGGGTGGGCACAGCGCCGAGGTGGGATTTAAGCCCCAGGCCCTGTGGACAGAGCCTCAAACGCAGGGAGCAGAGCAGCCGCGAGGATGCAAGAACCCGGGTCTCTGAGGGGTGAGTCCGGGCCGGCTGTGAGGGGCCTGGGCAGTGGGTGGGGTCGTGGGGTTGCGATCCTGTGGCTGAGGCCGGGGAGGCCTTCTGGGCTTCGAGAGACGGGCCCAGCTATCCGGGAGGACTTCCTGGCTGTGGCGAGGGGAGGACTTCGCGCAGTCTGGGGAGTGGAGTTCCATTATTGGGGCGAGCtgagcagagggcctggcacaccGTGGCCCCTGCAAGTGTCTGGGTGGCTTCAGCCATTCGATGGGAGGGGGTCGGAGCGGGGGGGGGAGGTGTAATAATGATACGGGTGGTGTCATCAGGCGCATTTCAAAGATGTGGACACTGAGGCCAGGACAGGTGCGGGCCCGGGGCTGGAAGGGGGAGAGCCAGGCCGGACCCAGGGCGTCTGGGGCGCATCCGCACCCTCATCACAGCGGAGCCTCCGCCCTCCGCCCCGAGCCCCTCACCTGCTCCCAGGACCTGGCCTCACCCTGTTTCCCCCTCGGCCAGGTCCCCCACCGTCGCCAAGACCCCCGAGGAGGCCGCGGCAGGAGCGCACGGTGTACAGTaaggagcagcagcaggagctggagaGCAGCTTCCAGACGAACAAGTACCCGACCTACGAGGACCGCGAGGCCCTGGCGGCCCGGCTGGCTCTGCAGGAGCGCCAAGTGCAGGTCTGACCCCGGCCCTGCCCCCGCCACCGCCAGACCCGCTCCCCCCGCGGCCCTGACCGCGCGCTGCCCGGGGTCACCCAGCAGCACGGGGCCCCGGGGAGGACCGAGGGCTGCGCCCCGAGTCCGCCTCAGCGCTGAGCTCTGCAAACCGGCGACAGGACTGTGCCGACTGACGCCCGCGGGGACTCCGGGTGCCCAGAGCTCGGGGCCTCTGTGAACCTGGGGACCCTCTCGGGCCTGTCCCTTCCGGGCCCCCGGGGCTCCTGGGTGGCCaagccctggcccctggccccggCACCCCTCCCCCGGCCTCCTCACCCCAGGAGCCCCTAATTAGATCtagggacagagggagaggccTGAGCCGGCCCTTCCCAGGGGGGCAGCCTCCCACCCGGGCCAGAGCCAGGCGTGCGGCCCTCTCGTTCACACCGCCCCCCTGGCCCCTCTCGTCCCCAGGTGTGGTTCAAGAACCGCCGGGCCAAGGAATCCAGGCCGCGAGGCCACGGAGCCCGCGCTGTGCCCAGGGGCCCCGgagccccagccccgccccgggTGCCGGTCCCTGTTCCTGCCGGACCCCCGCCCCCCGAGGGCCCAGGTCTCTGCAGCCCCCCTCCGCCCAGCGCCGCGAGCATCTTCCCGCCAGCAGAGCCCAGCATCTGCAGCCCCGGCCAGGCCTGGTGGGGCCCCGCGCACGGCGCCCAGGACGTGGTCCCTGCTgctccggccccggccccggcctgGCCTCACGACCCCTACGCCTCGGACTTCTCGCCGGACCCTgttgcaatccctgacttcaccGCGCTCTTCTCACCCCGTGACCCCTGCGAGGGACCCGCCCCCTCCTGCGCGTCTGGGTCCCAAAAGAGGGAGGACTCTGCGGATGCGAAGGGCTCGGGCCCCGCGAGGTTGCAGGATTTGTAGAGGATTCTGTCCCTGAAAAGCCGCGCAGACCCCGCGGGGCCAGAGGGGACCAGGGTGTCGTCGGCCTGCACGTGCGTCCACGCGGGCGCGGGGAGCGGCGGCGGGTTGGTCCTCGCAGCTGGTGACTCCTGTGGCGCGCGGACGCTCCTCGTTTATCCGACCCGCGGACGCACCTCGTTTATCCGACCCGCGGAGGATCCTCGTTTATCCGACCCGCGGACGCACCTCGTTTATCCGACCGGCGGAAGGGGCGTTTGCTGTTCACCGTGCGGCCAGCAGGGGTCGCGCTGCTCTGAGCGTCCCTGTCTCGTTATCTAGGGTGCACGTGGGCACGTCTGTGGGATCCGACGTCCAGCAGTGAAATTGCTCCTCGCGGTGTGTTTCTCTTTGGTGGAAACTGCCCGAGAGCTTTCTAAAGGGACTTGACCGGCCTTGTTCGGAATTATCCTGGAATTACATTAAATCCATAAATGGTTTGGGATTAATTGACATGTTTACAACACTGAGCTTTCTAGTCTAAGCCTactacttatttattcattcatttggttgtttccaagacTCTCTAGGAAGTATTTCTGTTTAACCACAGAGGCCTTACATACATCTTTCTGTAGATTTATTTTGAGTACTTCATCTTATTATTGCCTGACATTTTagatagtattttaaattttattttaaaaatctgtttgtcCTGTATAGAGGAATCAGTTGATATATATTTTGTACACAGAGACCCGATccaattctttttaattctaataACTTATCTGGACATTGTTTTGGGCTTGACGATTTCAACATTAATAAAGTTCTTGCTCATCTTATAAGCACTGTTTCCTGCACACCCAGCAAGTGTGTTCCCTCCTTTGGTATCCACACCCCCCAACACTGTGGGCGACCCCTCCCgccttctctctgcccctctgtctcCAGTCTCCCGCTTACTCTGCTGCCCTCTTGTGTCCATCCTGTCCCCTGGGTGTCCCCACAGCAGGTTCTCTGACCCTGTCCTGGTCCCATTTAGCAAATGCTCCAATCCTCTTAGGCCAGGCCAGCCTcagcagggcagagagagaattaGATCAGATTTGGGAGGGGGTCACCCACGTGACAGATTCTGGAGGAGAGtgctggggggggaggggggagacagACAGCCAGGATATAAGGAAAGCCCCTTCTGCTTATCTGACAGACCTTGGTAGGgacggacacacacacaaacacactggaACCCCATCCCTGTCAGAC comes from Equus asinus isolate D_3611 breed Donkey chromosome 26, EquAss-T2T_v2, whole genome shotgun sequence and encodes:
- the TPRX2 gene encoding tetrapeptide repeat homeobox protein 2, whose translation is MQEPGSLRGPPPSPRPPRRPRQERTVYSKEQQQELESSFQTNKYPTYEDREALAARLALQERQVQVWFKNRRAKESRPRGHGARAVPRGPGAPAPPRVPVPVPAGPPPPEGPGLCSPPPPSAASIFPPAEPSICSPGQAWWGPAHGAQDVVPAAPAPAPAWPHDPYASDFSPDPVAIPDFTALFSPRDPCEGPAPSCASGSQKREDSADAKGSGPARLQDL